The following are encoded in a window of Salmo trutta chromosome 9, fSalTru1.1, whole genome shotgun sequence genomic DNA:
- the mthfd2l gene encoding probable bifunctional methylenetetrahydrofolate dehydrogenase/cyclohydrolase 2 isoform X2 has product MAASISPLRSSYRICNSLSFHHCRAKLRMHRKCDSQRRHLHASVTRYAAVVVSGTEMARQIHREIQREVEELVTGGNMRPHLGVVLVGDDPASRTYVRNKTRAASILGISSDTVVKPTSVSQDELLELIDKMNRDWKVSGLLVQLPLPGHIQERAVCNAVAPEKDVDGFHIVNIGKLCLGQTSMVPATPAAVWEIIRRAGIETVGKNVLVAGRSKNVGLPIAMLLHTDRNHQRPGGDATVTIAHRCTPREQLKELTRLADIIIAAAGVPGLITVDMVKEGAAVIDVGINRVQDRNTGKLRLVGDVDFEGVKEKAGFITPVPGGVGPMTVAMLMKNTVAAARYALTH; this is encoded by the exons ATGGCGGCCTCTATCTCCCCGCTACGCTCCTCCTACAGGATTTGTAACAGTCTATCCTTCCACCACTGCCGAGCCAAACTGCGGATGCACAGAAAGTGCGACAGCCAGAGAAGACATCTCCATGCGTCAGTCACCag gtaTGCTGCGGTGGTCGTGTCAGGGACAGAGATGGCTCGTCAGATTCACAGAGAGAtccagagggaggtggaggagctggTCACCGGCGGCAACATGAGACCCCACCTGGGTGTGGTGTTGGTTGGGGACGACCCGGCTAGTCGCACCTACGTCAGGAACAAGACCAGAGCTGCTAGTATACTGG GTATCTCTAGTGACACGGTGGTCAAACCTACCTCTGTCTCTCAGGATGAACTACTGGAGCTGATAGACAAGATGAACAGAGACTGGAAGGTCTCAGGCCTGCTGGTACAACTACCtctaccag GGCACATCCAGGAGCGTGCTGTGTGTAACGCCGTAGCTCCAGAGAAGGATGTGGATGGGTTTCATATCGTCAACATAGGGAAGCTGTGTCTGGGACAGACGTCTATGGTGCCTGCTACACCTGCTGCTGTATGGGAGATCATCAGGAGAgcag GTATTGAGACAGTGGGGAAGAACGTGCTGGTGGCAGGACGCTCTAAGAATGTCGGCTTGCCCATCGCCATGTTGCTTCACACAGACCGTAACCACCAACGCCCTGGAG gtGATGCCACGGTAACCATCGCCCACAGGTGCACCCCCAGAGAGCAGCTGAAGGAATTGACCCGTCTGGCCGACATCATCATCGCAGCTgcag gTGTGCCTGGGCTGATAACAGTAGACATGGTCAAGGAGGGGGCAGCGGTCATCGACGTGGGTATTAACCGTGTCCAGGACCGGAACACAGGAAAACTACGACTGGTGGGCGACGTGGACTTTGAAG gAGTGAAGGAGAAGGCGGGGTTTATCACGCCAGTTCCTGGAGGGGTGGGGCCTATGACGGTCGCAATGCTGATGAAGAACACTGTTGCTGCTGCCAGATACGCACtgacacactga
- the mthfd2l gene encoding probable bifunctional methylenetetrahydrofolate dehydrogenase/cyclohydrolase 2 isoform X1, with translation MAASISPLRSSYRICNSLSFHHCRAKLRMHRKCDSQRRHLHASVTRYAAVVVSGTEMARQIHREIQREVEELVTGGNMRPHLGVVLVGDDPASRTYVRNKTRAASILGISSDTVVKPTSVSQDELLELIDKMNRDWKVSGLLVQLPLPGHIQERAVCNAVAPEKDVDGFHIVNIGKLCLGQTSMVPATPAAVWEIIRRAANTPDCNQVPEDWSYPGIETVGKNVLVAGRSKNVGLPIAMLLHTDRNHQRPGGDATVTIAHRCTPREQLKELTRLADIIIAAAGVPGLITVDMVKEGAAVIDVGINRVQDRNTGKLRLVGDVDFEGVKEKAGFITPVPGGVGPMTVAMLMKNTVAAARYALTH, from the exons ATGGCGGCCTCTATCTCCCCGCTACGCTCCTCCTACAGGATTTGTAACAGTCTATCCTTCCACCACTGCCGAGCCAAACTGCGGATGCACAGAAAGTGCGACAGCCAGAGAAGACATCTCCATGCGTCAGTCACCag gtaTGCTGCGGTGGTCGTGTCAGGGACAGAGATGGCTCGTCAGATTCACAGAGAGAtccagagggaggtggaggagctggTCACCGGCGGCAACATGAGACCCCACCTGGGTGTGGTGTTGGTTGGGGACGACCCGGCTAGTCGCACCTACGTCAGGAACAAGACCAGAGCTGCTAGTATACTGG GTATCTCTAGTGACACGGTGGTCAAACCTACCTCTGTCTCTCAGGATGAACTACTGGAGCTGATAGACAAGATGAACAGAGACTGGAAGGTCTCAGGCCTGCTGGTACAACTACCtctaccag GGCACATCCAGGAGCGTGCTGTGTGTAACGCCGTAGCTCCAGAGAAGGATGTGGATGGGTTTCATATCGTCAACATAGGGAAGCTGTGTCTGGGACAGACGTCTATGGTGCCTGCTACACCTGCTGCTGTATGGGAGATCATCAGGAGAgcag ctaacacacctgattgtAATCAGgtccccgaggactggagttacccag GTATTGAGACAGTGGGGAAGAACGTGCTGGTGGCAGGACGCTCTAAGAATGTCGGCTTGCCCATCGCCATGTTGCTTCACACAGACCGTAACCACCAACGCCCTGGAG gtGATGCCACGGTAACCATCGCCCACAGGTGCACCCCCAGAGAGCAGCTGAAGGAATTGACCCGTCTGGCCGACATCATCATCGCAGCTgcag gTGTGCCTGGGCTGATAACAGTAGACATGGTCAAGGAGGGGGCAGCGGTCATCGACGTGGGTATTAACCGTGTCCAGGACCGGAACACAGGAAAACTACGACTGGTGGGCGACGTGGACTTTGAAG gAGTGAAGGAGAAGGCGGGGTTTATCACGCCAGTTCCTGGAGGGGTGGGGCCTATGACGGTCGCAATGCTGATGAAGAACACTGTTGCTGCTGCCAGATACGCACtgacacactga